A section of the Triplophysa dalaica isolate WHDGS20190420 chromosome 8, ASM1584641v1, whole genome shotgun sequence genome encodes:
- the slc10a2 gene encoding ileal sodium/bile acid cotransporter yields MCTPQPICPVNATICSGRSCLVPPGNFNEILGLVMSTVLTVMLAMVMFAMGCTVEVKQLWGHIRRPWGIFIGFLCQFGIMPFTAFALALAFNVLPIQAVVIIIMGCCPGGSSSNIICYWLDGDMDLSISMTACSSILALGMMPLCLLIYTSVWTSADTLQIPYDSIGITLVSLLVPVGLGMLLKSKWPELAKKVLKVGSVVGLVLIIVIAVIGGVLYQSSWVISPSLWIIGTIYPFIGFGLGFLLARFVGQPWYRCRTIALETGMQNAQLCSTITQLSFSAAELELMFAFPLIYSIFQLVVAGIMVGVYYLLKRYSPKSSLEMDGESGESSNEPESVKDKQAYALDNSVFQCDENDNLEEKGKGTHL; encoded by the exons ATGTGCACCCCACAGCCCATCTGCCCTGTCAATGCCACCATCTGCTCAGGCAGGTCCTGCCTGGTGCCCCCTGGTAACTTCAATGAGATCCTTGGGTTGGTAATGAGTACTGTGCTGACCGTCATGCTGGCCATGGTCATGTTTGCAATGGGCTGCACTGTCGAGGTTAAACAACTATGGGGGCACATCCGCAGGCCCTGGGGCATTTTCATCGGATTCTTGTGCCAGTTTGGCATAATGCCTTTCACTGCCTTTGCACTTGCTCTGGCATTCAATGTGCTACCCATCCAAGCTGTGGTGATTATCATCATGGGCTGTTGCCCTGGAGGGTCCAGCTCGAATATTATCTGCTATTGGCTCGATGGAGACATGGATCTAAG TATCAGCATGACCGCATGTTCTTCAATCCTGGCGCTGGGCATGATGCCACTCTGTTTGCTCATCTACACCTCAGTCTGGACATCAGCCGATACTCTCCAGATCCCTTATGACAGCATCG GCATCACGCTAGTGAGTTTACTTGTGCCTGTCGGTTTGGGAATGCTTTTGAAAAGCAAGTGGCCCGAATTAGCTAAAAAAGTCCTGAAA GTCGGATCTGTGGTAGGACTCGTACTCATTATAGTGATTGCAGTCATAGGGGGTGTGCTGTATCAGTCCTCATGGGTCATTTCACCTTCGCTTTGGATCATCGGCACCATTTATCCCTTTATTGGCTTTGGTCTAGGCTTTCTGCTGGCTCGCTTTGTGGGACAACCTTGGTACAG GTGTCGCACCATTGCATTAGAAACTGGAATGCAGAACGCCCAGCTTTGCAGTACTATAACCCAGCTGTCCTTCAGTGCTGCTGAGCTTGAGCTCATGTTCGCCTTCCCCTTAATCTACAGTATCTTTCAGCTAGTTGTTGCCGGGATTATGGTGGGAG TGTATTACTTACTCAAGCGCTACAGTCCGAAGAGTTCATTGGAAATGGATGGGGAAAGTGGAGAAAGCTCGAATGAACCCGAATCTGTGAAAGATAAGCAAGCTTATGCCTTGGACAATAGTGTCTTTCAGTGTGATGAGAATGACAATCTTGAGGAAAAAGGCAAAGGTACACATCTGTAA
- the LOC130427514 gene encoding toll-like receptor 13: MVLRFMLFVLFLKTTCIYSWLPRKCFIYIVEDLNILTSCSERTNTAICHGITDIKEDLRGLPTNLQSLCIQLDSDIHYAGILAPGSFSDFSSLEYLQITGCFSKISPDAFSGLLRLTSLQLFSNTKGCCEASVEFSGLPSLKNLFLSEYSLLLMAQNVFDSIPQLEILRITSVCLKDLSEVLCRLQNVKSLKWLYLGDKDLNVLHFPNCSFFNTSDNQRPTVYNIEKIQLYLGSVKHIDDGALKVLGNLWELDFGGLLRDLSLIGVDHINSLSFSVDELNIDELCYAAKLYSIKYISVSYRTINFPATPTNVSIDCKEVVGIDLDQYVYNTFQIDSIFNFFSNLSKLTVRSTHVLRSNDFKSVCSSFPQSVKQLSIMILNSNVMGKIISHQFFCFKNLKSLYLFSTNISSIEDFSFTGLDKLKDLNLCHNRLSHIYRDTFSGLYELMFLDLQENPLIQIESNSFGHLINLQTLLLGDLHFPPNISQVKLDLSDIFGGIPYNLSNVFISSGIRPMHLIFGDVTLNQSLNLQIKGQYVTVEDCDSPLLTSVVTLQINAKYILCGKDFIGKYVKSVVKLEFISAFSDNIGDLSVINELVHLKSLKMDNIDLSKQPNVAIMFHNLTKLQTLILINCRIFFLDGSLTKDLKALTGLVFTTQSYVNILQNFVQHLTRLKDLRLYGLHLHCSCDNAWLVSWVKDNKQVQVLMFNPSMKELQCVTENGIDFVNFVHFVQDNCSFHIEFLIFASTSAFLYLFIFVVLSYQFAGQYIKPFYHIASGWFREALHNDGKQQYRYDVFVSYSSKDERWVMEELVPNLEQRGPPFLRLCLHGRDFQLGQDIVENITDSIYASRRTLCLVSRNYIHSSWCSVEMRLGTYRLQVEQKDILLLVFLENIPSRLLSSHHRLARLVKTRTYLDWPLDSEMHQAFWERLWNKLSSDKYNSSL, from the coding sequence ATGGTGCTTCGGTTTATGCTCTTTGTATTGTTTCTAAAAACCACATGTATATATTCTTGGCTTCCTaggaaatgttttatatatattgtggAAGACTTAAATATTCTGACATCATGCAGTGAAAGAACAAACACTGCCATCTGTCATGGTATCACGGATATTAAAGAGGACCTCCGCGGGCTTCCGACAAATTTACAGAGTCTCTGCATTCAGTTGGATTCGGATATACACTATGCTGGTATTTTGGCTCCCGGATCATTTTCAGACTTCTCTTCTTTGGAATACCTCCAAATTACTGGATGTTTCTCTAAGATCTCTCCAGACGCTTTTAGTGGATTGTTACGTTTAACTTCATTACAGTTGTTTTCCAATACAAAAGGCTGTTGTGAAGCATCTGTTGAGTTCAGTGGACTTCCTTCACTTAAAAACTTGTTTCTTTCGGAGTATAGTTTGCTATTAATggcacaaaatgtttttgattcaaTTCCTCAGTTAGAAATATTAAGGATAACcagtgtgtgtttaaaagatCTTTCTGAGGTTCTGTGTCgactgcaaaatgtaaaatcacTTAAGTGGTTATATTTAGGTGATAAGGATTTAAATGTACTTCACTTCCCAAACTGCTCTTTTTTCAACACCTCTGACAATCAGAGACCCACTGTATACAATATTGAAAAGATACAATTGTATCTGGGATCAGTAAAGCACATAGATGATGGGGCTTTGAAAGTTTTAGGAAATTTGTGGGAACTGGACTTTGGTGGTCTTTTGAGAGATCTTTCTTTGATTGGAGTAGATCATATCAATAGCTTGAGTTTCAGTGTGGATGAACTTAACATTGATGAGTTGTGTTACGCAGCAAAGCTGTattctattaaatatataagtGTATCTTACAGGACTATAAACTTCCCAGCTACTCCCACAAATGTCTCTATAGACTGTAAAGAAGTTGTAGGCATCGATCTTGATCAATATGtgtataatacatttcaaatagattcaatctttaatttttttagcaACCTCTCGAAACTGACAGTCCGTTCAACTCATGTGCTCAgatcaaatgattttaaatctgtttgttCGTCCTTTCCACAGTCAGTCAAACAGCTCTCCATTATGATTCTAAACTCAAATGTGATGGGTAAGATAATATCGCACCaatttttctgtttcaaaaatcttaaaagtttgtatttattttcaacaaatatTTCCAGCATAGAAGATTTTTCTTTCACTGGATTAGACAAATTGAAAGATTTAAATCTCTGTCACAACAGGTTATCTCACATTTATCGAGACACATTCAGTGGTCTATATGAACTGATGTTTTTAGATCTTCAAGAAAATCCTTTAATTCAAATCGAGTCAAATTCGTTTGGACATCTTATTAACCTTCAGACTCTTCTTCTGGGAGATCTACACTTCCCACCAAACATATCACAGGTCAAGCTAGATTTATCTGATATATTTGGAGGGATCCCGTATAATCTGAGTAATGTGTTTATTAGTTCAGGCATTAGACCAATGCATTTAATCTTTGGAGACGTTACACTGAATCAGAGTCTAAATCTCCAAATCAAAGGTCAATATGTGACAGTTGAGGACTGTGACAGTCCACTCTTGACATCTGTTGTTACACTTCAAATAAATGCTAAATATATCCTCTGTGGAAAGGACTTTATTGGGAAATATGTTAAATCAGTTGTAAAACTGGAATTTATATCAGCATTCTCAGACAATATTGGTGATTTATCAGTAATCAATGAGcttgttcatttaaaaagcttaaagatGGACAACATTGATTTATCTAAACAGCCAAATGTGGCAATAATGTTtcataatttaacaaaattacaAACTCTGATTCTGATAAACtgcagaattttctttttggatgGAAGTCTGACAAAGGACTTGAAGGCACTGACAGGTCTGGTGTTTACAACCCAGAGTTAtgtgaacattcttcaaaactttGTTCAACATCTTACTAGATTAAAGGATCTCCGTCTCTATGGGCTTCATCTTCACTGCAGCTGTGATAATGCTTGGTTGGTCTCATGGGTGAAGGACAACAAGCAGGTGCAGGTTCTTATGTTCAATCCCAGCATGAAAGAACTGCAATGTGTGACTGAAAATGGAATTGATTTTGTCAACTTTGTTCATTTCGTCCAGGACAACTGCTCATTTCATATTGAATTTTTGATCTTCGCTTCAACTTCtgcctttttatatttgtttatttttgtagtaTTGTCATATCAGTTTGCAGGGCAATACATAAAGCCGTTCTATCACATTGCCAGTGGATGGTTCAGAGAAGCTTTACATAACGATGGCAAACAGCAGTACCGCTATGATGTGTTTGTCTCATACAGCAGTAAAGATGAACGCTGGGTCATGGAAGAACTTGTTCCAAACTTGGAGCAGCGTGGCCCTCCATTTCTGCGTCTATGTTTGCACGGTCGGGACTTTCAGTTGGGACAAGACATTGTGGAAAACATCACAGACAGCATCTATGCAAGTCGACGAACTCTTTGTCTTGTCAGTCGTAACTACATCCATAGCAGCTGGTGTTCTGTGGAGATGCGTCTGGGAACCTACAGACTCCAGGTAGAACAGAAAGACATTCTTCTCCTGGTCTTCCTAGAAAATATTCCATCTCGCCTGCTATCCTCTCATCATAGGTTGGCCCGACTGGTGAAAACGAGGACTTATCTAGACTGGCCACTGGACTCTGAGATGCACCAGGCATTCTGGGAAAGGTTGTGGAATAAACTGAGCTCTGATAAATATAACTCTTCACTGTAA